TGCGTGCTTAACAAGCgatatttgtcattattttatgtaACCAAATAACGTACTgggttttgtatttatataaggTATTAAGACTGTAATCTACAGTAGCCTACCTGTAAGTCAGTGTATTTCGATGCAACGTTCAACAACAAATAGCATCAGCTTGCACGGTCAGCGCCATAGTCATATGCATTATTTATAAAGTTTGGCTCACCCAACAGTCTGATCGAGAGTAGATTCTCTTGCTTGATGGAGATCCATTTAAATGggaaaaaaaactggatgaaGTGGAGACTAATGCATAGCCTATACCTGGGCTGGACAACAAAGCAGTTTGAGATAAATAAGGCTGTTTACTTTAATGCCTAAGGATCTCTATAAatctatgtaaaaaaaatacatttttagttaaagggatagttcatcccaaaatgaaaattctgtcatcatttacacgccctcttgtcatttgtatgactttcttctgcagaacacgtaagacaatattttgaagaatgttggtaaccagtggtacccattaacttgcattggttttgtgtctatatacAATCGAAGTCAAAGGGTAAcgcagttgtttggttaccaacattcttcaaaatagcttcttttgtgttcaagctGATTtcacatgacaagagggtgagtaaattacagaattttcatttttgagtgaactattcctttaaggctgtgttttttttttttgcgttcAGACTGTATTAAATCTTAAATTAAAACACTTGGGTGCTCTTTTGcatatttacaaaaaccttAAAGTATTCTAAAAACTGATTTGAAGGCAGTTTTGCTTGTATTCATCATGTAACATTTCTGTTATTATGCTTGTTCTCAGTATATCTaattttctccctctctctaatTGTTTTCCTCAGCTTCAGGGAATGTATGAGAAGCATGACAGATAACTACATGAGGAGCATGGAGGGTTCAGGACATCCTGAAGCCAGAGAAGGCAAGTGAAGGCTCGTAGATTCCACACGTCAAAGTGCTAATGTTAAAATCACAGAGCATATCCAGGTCCAACCTGACCTAATGGGAATCTGGGTTTTTTGGGGGTAGAGATACAAGCTGGGTGACTGTTTCAGCGCGtttactatatacagtatcagtGCAGCAGGCACTGGCTGACTGTGGgatgttgccatggaaacactTGCCCTGTACTATGGTGTTGAGTATTCCACCCAGTGTTGTGCCCCCATTGCTTTGACAGGCTGTTCGCAATAGCAAATTAAGTTCACACCTCAGATAATGCATAGCGTCTGCTGGTGTAATGCTTATAAAACAAGTAGTTCCAGTTCTAGTTGCTGACTGGTTAATAGTTATGATTTAATTGCAATAAACAAGAACCACTGTACAACCTTTTCGCTGAGCTGCTATTTGTATCACtgcacattgtatgcttgtcagAGATGGTCTTCTAGTTAATAGATGATGACGGTTTATTTGCGTAACAGCACCTTTCAGCCATGACTATATCCACAATAAAGCACAGCCTTCCGCACCTTATTAATTAAAGGAAGAGTTCAATCTCATCTCATTctagacctgtatgactttctttcttcttgagaaaacaaaagaagatattttgaagaatgctggcaATCAAACCACATTGAGCATTggaaaccacagagacatttttcataatatcctcttttgtgttacacaaaagaaagtcatatatgtATTTTGAACCGCATGAGGAAGAATagacaatgacagaatttctatttttgggtgacccgACCCTTTAAGAGGTCACTGTGTGTGGTCTATCAGAACATTTAAATAAGGAATTATGTCATTGTTCCACATCCTATTGTTTACATAACTCTAATTGAATATAACATTACAGTGGTCACTGCATTAAGTCACTTGTCACTTTCCACACTCTTTGCAGCCTCTCACAGGCAATGCCCAACCGCCCCTCTTTAAGCAATGGCCTGGCAGAGCACTTCACCATTCAGATATGGCTTTGACCTGGGAGGACATTACCAGGATCTGCGTCCTCTGGGCACTGGAGCATCAGGTCTCGTCCTCTCTGCTCTGGACAGGCGCAGCGGCTTGCGCGTGGCGGTGAAGAAGCTGGTAATGCGAGATGCAATTAGCGTAAAGCACGCTCTTAGGGAGGTGAAGATCACCCGGCACCTTCAGCATGAGAACGTGGTCAGGGTATACGATGTTTTGGGGCCGTCCGGGAATCCCTTGCAAAGCGACCTGTCCCGTGTGCAAGCGATATACATCGTGCAAGAGTGTATGGAAACCGATCTGGCACGGTTACTAGAGTTAGGGCCGTTGCCAGCAGAACACGCCACCCTGCTTTTTTATCAGCTTCTTCGAGGGCTCAAGTTCATCCACTCGGCCAACGTGCTGCACCGAGACCTGAAGCCAGCGAACATCTTTATCAACACTGAACAACTGCTGCTTAAGATCGGTGACTTCGGCCTGGCTCGCATTGTCGACCCACATTACTCACACAAGGTAGGAGGCACTATAGTAGGCAGCGCTTAACTACTTTTTTTGCAAGCTTAATACAGTTTTTCTTAaagtccttaaaattacatttcatgcagtgtgtaatgttgctgtgtgtgaatgtaagcagtctgtaAGCAAgtccgaaagtgaacgaataacaacgTTTTCAGCTTGAggaaaaaggagtcgactctgaatcacgcgaacaagtcgtctgtcgttctaatttcagttccgggtcagatttgtgtcactctgtgtaatgcccgcctacgttccatttgcgacgctGCTGTAGGCGGTAGActaatcacagcagactagaccatctgaccaatcagatcagagtaggctgacagaaaggaggggattagacagatcgaatcatttgagagtcagtcaataAGTAagataataactgcctattattagaaaatgaaagtgttttacaccttgtatgtatgtaaacttgttgttggacactccataaaccaaagtaggaccttaaaaatcacaaaatatttactctttaacaaAGCCCCAGATGCAGACTGTGTCTTTTTGAAGATTTGGTGTAATGTACTGTCATGGTATTTACgagtatataaaatataaatagtacattataaaatatatgtgaCTCGGTTTGCGAAAACCCAACTTTAactttttctacataaaattatCCTACATAATGCAAAGAACATTCTGCGAAAATATAactttgatatctttaatactaaCTAAATTAATGGTTAAAATCATTTCTAAATGGTTAGAAATTTGAGACTTTATCCTGGTTTTCacgttttaaaagcatttttgtaACTGTGATTCACACAGAATAGATCTGAAAAACAGGTCATacaattttgttcatttttggaaactttaaaatattaaaatattagtttAAGCTGCATTGCTGTAACTACAAGCTTTCATTGTGGTTCACTCTGCAGTTCCAGTCTGGCCTTTATTAATAGAAAAGAATGATCAGTTATCATGTGCTGCAGGCtgttaaattaaagggatagttcacccaaaaatgaaaatcctttcaTTATTAACTCACCatattgtcatttcaatcctgtttgactttctttcttccgcagaacacaaaagaggatattttgaagaatgttggtaaccaaacaacggcagtTCCCATtctcttctattgtatggacacaaaaccagtgcaagttaATGgataccgccattgtttggagtaaataatgacatttttgggtgaactatccctttaatgacatTCCTATATTTATTAGTGTACTGCTCCATCATAAACACAacctttttaaaacaagtattttatattttatactttcATACTTTCAGTGGATCTTTTTCACTTAAATAGTCCTCATTGTCATTAGCTTCGGTAGCTTTagtttaaaattgttttgtCAACGTTTTTATGTTATTGCACATTCAGGGATAGACATTTTAGGGCAGCTTATACATAAGATTTTAATACGTTGTTGGCTggctttttaatgttgtttttgtttttagctATTCTGCACTTTCGGCACAAAAATTATCTATGCTTGCAATTCTTATTTGCACGTTTTGTTTTTCCATCAAATGCTGCACTTAAAACCtattaggcctatataaatatcatatactgtaaatagtaTGGGGTCAATAAAGTTTATCtagtgttttgtttatataattattCCTTACAGTTTGATCTAGGTTACCCTACTAATACATTAATAACTAATCTATGCAGTCTTTGTCTATAGTTACTTTTTCCCCATGTAGAAGTTTTATACTTTTGACATTATACCCTATAGAGTTACACAGTAATTATGAACAATTACCTCGATGTTATGGGATCTGAAAGATTAATGTGGCACTTTGATGCGTCTTTTGTGCTTCTGTATTATTTAGCAGAGCACAGAGTGTAACACAAGCAGAATGGGAGGACAACCTGAATGGGGAGCATTGTGTGAGATAGGACAAGGTGGAGTGGATAATCAGAGAAGAAGGGTAGACAGAAAATTCGGTGGGAGACGCTCAAAAAATACCTTACCCAAATAATTTTTTAGCTTAATTGGTAGAACACCGCTTTATGAGTTTTAAAAGCCACAAACTTATTAAATTTgacagtcttaaagggatagttccgcaaaaataaaattctgtcattagaagatattttgagaaatgtctcattggttttCTGTCAAgtgtaagtcaatgggggacgatgttgttcgattaccaacatttttcaaaatattttttgtgttctaaagaacaaagtcatacaggtttggaataacatgagggtgagtaaatgatgacagaatttacatttttgggtgaactatccctttaagagtcaTTTGAGTGTATCTCTATGTATGTCAGTCCATTTGCTTGAATGAATTGGAGCAGTAGTTCATTTCACCCATTAACTTAGTGGCCGCGACTCTGACTAGCAGTGAGAGCGTCTGTTCCCCTCTCAGCATGGAAGGAACATTCAGTTCCCAAACATAGAGGAACGCAGATAAGTGGACTGTGGATTCACAGCAGCATCTGGATCCACATATGCTAACTACAGGCAGGAAGATGAGAGGATATATATTGTGACTCTTCACTAGTAATGGACATTAAACTTcatgtataatttaaataaGGAGGCTGTGTGCCCATTCACTTGTACTATAGCAAAGTTTAGGACAGCTGAATTTGATACTCTCtgttagtttgtgtgtgtgtgtgtgtgtgtgtgtgtgtgtgtgtgtgtgtgtgtgtgcgtgtgcgtgtgtgtgtgtgagtgtgcgtgcatcacaaaagaaagtcatacaggttggaatGAAATGAAGGTGAGAACATGATGGCAGAACacaattttagggtgaactatttctGGAAAGGATCCGTTTGTTTCAGTGTGCCTTTGCACTTGTACAGTATCATCACAAACATCATCTGTCAACAAACCTGATGGTTTTACTCAAAGAGCTTGTGAAGCACATTAAAGGTGTGAGTGAATCAACTCCAGCGGGAACATAAAGGCTGCGTCCAAGCAGGACACtgcataaataacatttttgtttgtgtcacCATCACTCTTCAGATCCACCTCCTGAGGCAGCCTGCTTAAATCTCACCAAATAATTCAGTAGCTGACCTCAGGGGGAAAGTGGGAGGTGAGAAAGAAGGGAGAGATGGCAGGAAGGATGAACTGAAGGAGATTGCAGGAAGGGGGTATCATGGGAAATCATGGGGTTAAGTCAGCTGTTTATCATCAAACATCATACTTATTATAGAGTCATTTCTTTTTAGAGGAAAATTGGTGGTTATAttgttatttgctgtttatttgtgtatttggtACAATATATTCAACGATATAGTAGTGTATATGTAGTAATAGTTTTCATATGGAAATCATTTTGTCAGGAGTATATCTGTTTGCTAAGGGGGGTCTATAACAATGATCtgaattaaaggaatagtttacccgaaattagttctgttgaacacaaaagaagatattttgaagaatgtacagcagttctgaggcaccatagtagtttggtagtcaatggttccccagaactgtttggttacaaacattcttccaaaatgcattcagcagaacaacaaaatttgtACAGGTCTGAAACAACGtaagggtcagtaaatgatgacaactttttatttttgggtgaactatcactttaaatcattCTAGTGAAATATATATTGATTATCTGGGCCAAAACAGACCCTTTAGATCTCTAGAAACTCTAGATCATCTATATTaagatatattatatattgcgTTACAGTTGCTGTCAACCTCACAGCCATTACAAATCCCATATGGTCGTTGTCAGTGACGGTGTAAAGCATCTGTTAACTTTGAATCAACAAtctaaaaacagatttaatcaacagaaaaagaaacatCAAAATATTAGTCAGACGAAGGAAGGATTTTCATCatccaaaaaataattttctcagttgattttttttgttaccCAAGTGACTTCTCATTCTTCACAGGGAGAGATAATTTACTGAACATCAACCCTCTCTAATTGTGTTTTAATAGTATCATATACAAACTGTTATGTTTCTGCACGCAGGGATACCTCTCAGAGGGAATGGTAACGAAATGGTATCGTTCACCACGACTGCTGCTCTCTCCAAACAACTACACAAAAGCAATAGATATGTGGGCCGCAGGCTGCATTCTAGCTGAGATGCTAACAGGACAAATGCTGTTCGCAGGTAAGTCTCACAGTAAACTCACTGACCTCTCTATGAATCTTCCTGTTGCTCTTTTGGTTTCTATAGATCTCACAGTTCAGACACAAGAATGCTGTGTTATAGCGCCCTCTTGTGGCTGTGTTTAGCACCACAGTAAGTGAGGTTCAGACCAAACGAACCAATCAAAGCTCACATTAGGGCTGATTACATATAGTGACTATTTACAACTGGACAGTCTAGTAGAGCCAGGCAGAGCTGATGAAAAAGTGATGCATGCTGGGCTTTCATTTCTCAATTCACTTTTTCACTTAAGTCATTATGCTGATCATTTAATTtagtaataatataaaaatgctcTTTATGCCTCTGTTAGTGTTTGTCTGGAAGGGGCTCATGAGCTGGAGCAGATGCAGCTGATTTTGGACACTGTGCCTGTGATCAGGGAGGAGGACAGACAGGAACTGCTCAAAGTCATGCCTTCTTTGGTCAGTAAAGGATGGAAGGTCAGGAGGTCACTGCGGGACCTGCTGCCAGAGTTGGAGGTGACAGGTGAGGAGACAGTTTAAACCGACTATGGACTAGTCTTTTTGTAGTGAGATACTGGTATAACCACATCAAAATAGTTTTTAGCTTAGTTTAGacaatttaaatcattttcatcATATTTGTCACATACCGCTATAGTATCTTGCAACTTGGAGTGAAACGTAAACTTTCTTAGGAATGTGCTGGTAttcaaaaatacaatatattgggctaataaacatgtattatagtcaatttaatgacaaaattttacttcaaatacttaaaaatatattttttaccaggccagaaaatgttaaatgaaaatattctgattattttttttcctgttgtttctattattttgatttttattGTTCTTTACAATTGTGTTCTTTTGCATTTGAATCAGTTTGAAACAATTAGTTAGTAtacatttgtatgtatttataatttctttatacaagttttttattatcattattaagaGGACATCACTGAAGTTTTTCAACCTCTTTCTGTAACAAAATACAATACCACAGTAATACCGTACACCAAGATAAACGTTTTTGCCTAAAACCTTAGATAGGGTGACCCTATGTGCTTTTTCCAGGGACACGTCCTGCCCAGGATTTCGGCTGCATCCTACGGAGGACGCGTTTGTCGATCACATAGATCAtcgaggtttattatttcaggttttatttcaggaaAGCAACCAttacatttcaaggtaagaacGAAACTAAAAGGTTACGtattaagagaaataaatgttgattttattatattttttaactgaaatgagacaaccTCGATGACGCAAGCGGTcgacaaatgcgacctccggaggatgaAGCCGAAATCCTGGGAAGGACGCGTCCTGGAAAAATGGCACGTACGGTCACCCTATTCTTAGACTGTGCACTGAAATAAATTATGCAGTACAAACAGAATTAGTAAggtaaaaataagaataaaaataaaatgtgtaacagATGTGTTAAACATCATTGTGCATTTCAGCCATTGATTTCCTGGAACGCATCCTCACCTTTAATCCCATGGACCGGCTAACAGCAGAAGCAGCTCTGTCTCATCCATACCTGCAGAAATACTCCTGTCCTCAAGACGAGCCCATATCCCTGCAGCCTTTCCACATAGAGGACGAGTTAGAGGACAGTACAGTCACAGAACACGGCCATGCGCTCAGCTCCCACTGGGACAGGTACTGCACAACACATCGGACACTGAGCACTCCGGACTCTCTCACCCTTACAGTGGAATGCTTTTCTATCTGGATGACTGAAACGTGTGACAGTTCTGGGTCTCagagcaacaacaatattaaaccTTGTTAGTATTGAACCTAATACTATAGGTTCTTGGCCAAGAAGACTTTTTAGTTAATAAATTAAAGGTTAAATAAACTGCTACCACATTCCTTCACTGGCATACTAAAATGCCAGAAAGATAATAAATTTTactaaaaaatgttgaaataaaaGGTGGTTTATAATGACATTTGCGAACCCATT
Above is a genomic segment from Triplophysa rosa linkage group LG17, Trosa_1v2, whole genome shotgun sequence containing:
- the mapk4 gene encoding mitogen-activated protein kinase 4 translates to MAWQSTSPFRYGFDLGGHYQDLRPLGTGASGLVLSALDRRSGLRVAVKKLVMRDAISVKHALREVKITRHLQHENVVRVYDVLGPSGNPLQSDLSRVQAIYIVQECMETDLARLLELGPLPAEHATLLFYQLLRGLKFIHSANVLHRDLKPANIFINTEQLLLKIGDFGLARIVDPHYSHKGYLSEGMVTKWYRSPRLLLSPNNYTKAIDMWAAGCILAEMLTGQMLFAGAHELEQMQLILDTVPVIREEDRQELLKVMPSLVSKGWKVRRSLRDLLPELEVTAIDFLERILTFNPMDRLTAEAALSHPYLQKYSCPQDEPISLQPFHIEDELEDSTVTEHGHALSSHWDRYDGSLSSEICWQRQEQCGCMQSDSELGEANEEVQRDPRASSAAVPEEAQVDPRKYSHSSSAERFLEQSHSSLDRVCGQFMELDCGHSCDYKVGSPSYLDKIAWREGKPQHYSEPRLILDLSNWRHNRGGSMEKLVPEPGDLFQEISRWVESTQSGLYSPGSPQEPLASPCSPPQPLSPTMLPHFQMQIRTPLQLQEESRRSPNPFFSSPPSLLPSSPSSPHLGSADYLSSSVCCQNNEEPSQMRPSKEEQEHFDLDVFISQALRLCGQTDVLAENSEAPKEDNNSCVLDITDHRPSRTQTPTPEMVNPPGCHEEHW